One Streptomyces hundungensis DNA segment encodes these proteins:
- a CDS encoding RICIN domain-containing protein, whose protein sequence is MNETDPTAGGRGRRAHVAGGVRRSRGRHRRRWSTLVLAVGVPAVVGPYLLFVQADSDAATVDSDVWYTLVSVRSDKALGVPGADTSDGVRIRQEGRAAGATSQQWRLRATADGYYELENRGTHKVVGVRGASVRSAAAVEQQTDRGSAAQQWRLRDVGDGTVAFVSRGSGMVLDVWGGGSDEGVPVIQYADQGSTNQRWRLVKASGGSGYTWRNAQIVGGGFVTGLVFNPARKDLLYARTDIGGAYCWDAASGRWTSLTDWIGDADVNLLGIESLATDPVDPNRLYLASGTYTNEWAGNGAILRSSDQGRTFQRTSLPFKLGGNEDGRSMGERLVVDPSDHRTLYLGTRKNGLWRSTDYGATWSQVGGFPVKDGASSGVGLSFVTFGRPGSNTIYVGVADRTTSLYRSTDGGTTWQAVPGRPTGQLPQHGVVSGDGSLYVTYTNTPGPNGVTAGSVWKYVPATGAWKNISPSSGGYGFAGLAVDPQHPATVMVTTLDRWWPSDELYRSTDAGSTWKSLGATSVRDDSAAPYVGTGIGHWMGTLAIDPFDSGHVLYGTGSGMWGSTDVTAADLGRATHWTVPAKGLEETVALGLSKPPGLPLISALGDVGGFRHDDLTKVPAKAFTGPRFTNTTGIDFAQREPRFMVRGGLGDAQHGAYSTDGGSNWTPFATAPVGDAGGGSASVSADGSTVVWTPTGHTPFVSTNRGASWTGVLGLPKDTAVVADRSAANTFYALNGGALYVSTDGGRHFTVHATGLGDGQLRAVPGIAGDLWIAGAGNGLRHSTDAGRSFTSVSGVERATAVGFGKAAPGADHQTLYVSGRVKGVGGLFRSTDAGATWVRINDDRHQFGGSAISVVEGDPDVYGRVYVGGYGRGVVYGDLS, encoded by the coding sequence ATGAACGAGACGGACCCCACGGCCGGCGGCCGCGGTCGGCGCGCCCACGTGGCCGGTGGTGTGCGGCGCTCGCGCGGGCGCCACCGTCGGCGCTGGAGCACGCTGGTTCTGGCGGTCGGCGTGCCCGCCGTGGTCGGCCCCTATCTTCTGTTCGTACAGGCCGATTCGGACGCCGCGACGGTGGATTCCGACGTCTGGTACACGCTGGTGTCCGTCCGCAGCGACAAGGCGCTCGGCGTGCCCGGGGCGGACACCTCGGACGGCGTCCGCATACGCCAGGAGGGCCGCGCGGCCGGTGCCACGAGCCAGCAGTGGCGGCTGAGAGCAACGGCGGACGGCTACTACGAGTTGGAGAACCGAGGCACCCACAAGGTCGTCGGAGTGCGGGGGGCCTCTGTCCGGTCGGCCGCCGCCGTCGAGCAGCAGACCGACCGCGGTTCCGCCGCGCAGCAGTGGCGGCTGCGGGACGTGGGCGACGGAACGGTGGCGTTCGTCTCGCGCGGCAGTGGCATGGTGCTGGACGTGTGGGGTGGTGGGAGCGACGAGGGTGTACCTGTCATCCAGTACGCCGACCAGGGCAGCACCAACCAGCGCTGGAGGCTGGTGAAAGCGTCCGGCGGCAGCGGGTACACCTGGCGCAACGCCCAGATCGTCGGCGGCGGATTCGTCACCGGGCTGGTCTTCAACCCCGCCCGCAAGGATTTGTTGTACGCCCGTACCGACATCGGCGGCGCGTACTGCTGGGACGCGGCGTCCGGCCGGTGGACCTCGCTGACCGACTGGATCGGTGACGCCGATGTGAATCTGCTCGGAATCGAGAGCCTGGCGACCGACCCGGTCGATCCGAACCGGCTGTACCTCGCGAGCGGCACGTACACCAACGAGTGGGCGGGCAATGGAGCGATCCTTCGCTCCAGCGATCAGGGACGGACGTTCCAGCGCACAAGCCTGCCGTTCAAGCTGGGCGGCAACGAGGACGGACGGTCGATGGGCGAGCGGCTCGTGGTCGATCCGTCCGACCACCGCACGCTGTACCTCGGCACGCGCAAGAACGGTCTGTGGCGCAGTACCGACTACGGCGCCACGTGGAGTCAGGTCGGTGGCTTCCCGGTCAAGGACGGTGCGAGCAGTGGTGTCGGTCTGTCCTTCGTGACGTTCGGTCGGCCGGGCAGCAACACGATCTACGTAGGCGTGGCGGACAGGACCACCTCCCTGTACCGGTCCACCGACGGCGGCACCACCTGGCAAGCCGTACCCGGCCGACCGACCGGGCAGTTGCCGCAGCACGGTGTGGTGTCCGGCGACGGTTCGCTCTATGTGACGTACACCAACACGCCCGGCCCCAACGGTGTGACGGCCGGATCGGTGTGGAAGTACGTTCCGGCCACCGGGGCGTGGAAGAACATCTCGCCGTCCAGCGGCGGTTACGGCTTCGCGGGCCTCGCGGTCGACCCGCAGCACCCGGCCACGGTGATGGTCACCACCCTGGACCGCTGGTGGCCCTCCGACGAGCTCTACCGGTCGACCGATGCTGGCAGCACCTGGAAGTCGCTCGGCGCGACCTCGGTGCGCGACGACTCCGCCGCGCCTTATGTGGGAACCGGCATCGGCCACTGGATGGGCACGTTGGCCATCGACCCCTTCGACTCCGGGCATGTGCTGTACGGCACCGGATCGGGGATGTGGGGCAGTACCGACGTGACGGCCGCGGACCTCGGCCGGGCGACGCACTGGACCGTCCCGGCCAAGGGCCTGGAGGAGACAGTGGCGCTGGGACTGAGCAAGCCTCCCGGTCTGCCGCTGATCAGCGCGCTCGGTGATGTCGGCGGATTCCGGCACGACGACCTGACCAAGGTCCCCGCCAAGGCGTTCACCGGGCCGCGGTTCACCAACACCACGGGCATCGATTTCGCGCAGCGCGAGCCGCGGTTCATGGTGCGGGGGGGCCTCGGCGACGCGCAGCACGGCGCCTACTCGACCGACGGTGGGTCGAATTGGACGCCCTTCGCGACGGCGCCGGTGGGCGACGCGGGCGGCGGTTCCGCGTCGGTGTCGGCGGACGGCTCCACCGTGGTGTGGACCCCGACCGGCCATACGCCGTTCGTCTCGACGAACCGCGGCGCCTCCTGGACCGGCGTCCTCGGCCTGCCGAAGGACACCGCCGTCGTGGCCGACCGCTCCGCGGCGAACACCTTCTACGCCTTGAACGGCGGCGCCCTGTACGTCAGTACCGACGGCGGGAGGCACTTCACCGTCCATGCCACCGGACTGGGCGACGGGCAGCTCAGGGCCGTTCCGGGCATCGCCGGCGATCTGTGGATCGCGGGCGCCGGCAATGGACTCCGGCACTCCACCGACGCGGGGAGGAGCTTCACCAGCGTGAGTGGTGTCGAGCGGGCGACCGCCGTCGGATTCGGCAAGGCGGCTCCGGGCGCCGACCACCAAACCCTCTATGTGAGTGGCAGGGTGAAGGGCGTCGGCGGGCTGTTCCGTTCCACCGACGCAGGCGCGACCTGGGTCCGGATCAACGACGACCGGCATCAATTCGGAGGGAGCGCCATCAGCGTCGTCGAGGGCGACCCCGACGTGTACGGCCGGGTCTATGTCGGCGGCTACGGCCGTGGCGTGGTGTACGGCGACCTCTCCTGA
- a CDS encoding SigE family RNA polymerase sigma factor, with translation MLLDDASAEFHDFFERHYAELSRLAHLLTGETDAADDLAADALVALWQRWDRFRTAHHPLAYARGVVANLARERIRSAVRERRRVALFWSRSPVEVEPPDVAAVLDVRAALARLPFRKRACVVLRHAFDLSEKDTAMALGISVGTVKSQTSKAMAELERTLGLRAARELAQGRRAR, from the coding sequence ATGCTCCTCGATGACGCGTCCGCGGAGTTCCACGACTTCTTCGAACGCCACTACGCCGAACTGTCCCGTCTCGCCCATCTGCTGACCGGTGAGACGGACGCGGCCGACGATCTCGCCGCGGATGCCCTGGTCGCGCTGTGGCAGCGCTGGGACCGGTTCCGTACGGCCCACCATCCGCTCGCCTACGCCCGTGGAGTGGTGGCCAATCTGGCGCGGGAACGGATCCGCAGCGCGGTGCGTGAGCGACGCCGGGTCGCGCTGTTCTGGTCCCGTAGTCCCGTGGAGGTCGAGCCACCGGACGTGGCGGCCGTCCTTGACGTGCGTGCGGCGCTCGCCCGACTGCCGTTCCGCAAAAGGGCGTGCGTGGTGCTGCGGCACGCCTTCGACCTGTCGGAGAAGGACACCGCGATGGCACTGGGCATATCGGTGGGTACGGTGAAGAGCCAGACCTCGAAGGCGATGGCCGAGCTGGAACGGACGCTCGGTTTGCGCGCGGCCCGCGAGCTGGCACAAGGGAGGAGGGCTCGGTGA